In one window of Erythrolamprus reginae isolate rEryReg1 chromosome 1, rEryReg1.hap1, whole genome shotgun sequence DNA:
- the LOC139155078 gene encoding uncharacterized protein, which translates to MDIMMDYYKVLDISQSASMNDIKRAYRSKVLRWHPDKNPENRKEAEQKFKEIVEAYTFLSDKSARFSHDGNSKDSSKGTKKTEDEKHLSVFDQDGIKIFFTKQRSSSDFSVSFFSAPKRFHHFSIMTAVINGKKITTKRHLENESKYLEVEENGKTVSIHVNGIPVYDREFNGSVGSLASDCRLNKGRYRPHRRRFWTCEKRQWADEWRQWASKWRDWAEECRNWAEGKNKSKYQDNAGHHQANATERPKTSQDKNCPRPGGNLHGFPLPGEGKCDSKEGHGKTNKGSPQPEEEYTKPDTGYFIFPKPGEKNPQVDEGRPKSSKRQSKSEEGNILRNVGITKSGDGPANQDEGHHRTKYGKPKSEDSQVRPGKVHLGLQKSDQEVPSPKNSDPKGNATPRKHISECNSEVETLEPHKEKQESQSEGNKSRAVSPEKKNVKDEKLEVEVQKDGISLESESEKKIKLNVQDIKYSLDPKLACEGQMSGFSATRLSLKRKELQIQTRKLYVKRNKSQGRTKISYSFRKNKAQVGKYRIPDGHNRRELDGKFYFNEHIDTVTVGKKLPAGNRYLFINRKKVPLPPLPKGETPSQAKKRQPRRRAYSSPEIQSEKLHSTSEARQPLSPHGQQQRKVTKLPWVNEHLPSIQGRKLGTNQFLIMNR; encoded by the exons ATGGACATCATGATGGATTATTACAAAGTTCTGGACATTTCCCAAAGTGCCTCCATGAATGATATTAAACGAGC GTACCGGAGCAAAGTGCTCAGATGGCATCCAGATAAGAATCCGGAGAACAGAAAAGAAGCTGAGCAGAAATTCAAGGAGATTGTTGAAGCTTACACATTCCTTTCAGATA AAAGTGCTCGTTTTTCTCATGATGGAAATAGCAAAGACTCTTCCAAAGGAACAA AAAAAACTGAGGATGAGAAACACTTATCAGTATTTGATCAGGATGGCATCAAAATATTCTTCACAAAACAGCGCTCCTCTTCCG ATTTTTCTGTATCATTCTTCAGTGCTCCTAAAAGATTCCACCACTTTTCTATCATGACCGCTGTCATCAATGGCAAAAAGATCACAACCAAAAG GCATCTTGAGAATGAAAGCAAGTACTTGGAAGTTGAAGAAAATGGGAAGACGGTATCTATCCATGTTAATG GGATTCCAGTTTATGACAGAGAATTTAATGGATCGGTAGGAAGTTTGGCCTCGGATTGCAGGCTGAACAAGGGACGCTATCGTCCACACAGGCGGCGATTCTGGACTTGTGAAAAACGGCAGTGGGCTGATGAATGGCGACAGTGGGCAAGTAAATGGCGGGACTGGGCTGAAGAGTGCCGTAATTGGGCTGAAGGAAAGAATAAGTCAAAATATCAGGATAATGCTGGGCATCACCAGGCAAATGCAACAGAACGTCCAAAAACTAGTCAAGACAAGAATTGTCCTAGGCCGGGAGGAAACCTTCATGGATTTCCCTTGCCAGGAGAGGGGAAATGTGATTCAAAAGAAGGCCATGGCAAAACAAATAAAGGATCACCTCAACCAGAAGAGGAATACACCAAGCCAGATACAGGATACTTCAtttttccaaaaccaggtgagaaAAATCCTCAGGTGGATGAAGGGCGTCCTAAGTCAAGCAAGAGGCAATCCAAATCAGAGGAAGGAAACATTTTGCGAAATGTTGGCATCACTAAGTCAGGGGATGGACCTGCAAATCAGGATGAGGGACATCATAGAACAAAATATGGGAAGCCAAAGTCAGAAGATAGTCAGGTCAGGCCAGGGAAAGTGCATCTTGGATTACAGAAGTCAGACCAGGAAGTTCCCAGTCCTAAAAATTCAGATCCCAAGGGCAATGCCACGCCTAGGAAACACATTTCTGAATGCAACTCTGAGGTTGAGACATTGGAACCCCACAAGGAGAAACAGGAGTCACAGTCTGAAGGTAACAAGAGCCGTGCTGTGAGCCctgaaaagaaaaatgtaaaGGATGAAAAGTTGGAAGTGGAAGTCCAGAAAGATGGGATTTCACTAGAGTCTGAATCAGAGAAGAAAATCAAACTAAATGTCCAAGATATAAAGTATTCCCTTGATCCCAAACTGGCTTGTGAAGGACAAATGTCTGGCTTTAGTGCCACAAGGTTGTCTCTGAAAAGGAAAGAGCTCCAAATTCAGACAAGAAAACTGTATGTCAAAAGAAACAAGTCTCAGGGTAGGACCAAAATATCCTACAGTTTTAGGAAGAACAAAGCTCAGGTAGGAAAATACAGGATTCCTGATGGGCATAATAGAAGAGAGCTGGATGGGAAATTCTATTTTAATGAACACATAGATACAGTCACTGTTGGGAAGAAGCTACCTGCAGGTAATAGATATCTTTTCATAAATCGAAAGAAAGTGCCCCTCCCACCCCTCCCAAAAGGTGAAACTCCTTCTCAGGCAAAAAAGAGACAGCCCAGAAGAAGGGCATACTCTTCACCTGAAATTCAGAGTGAAAAGCTTCATTCTACCTCTGAAGCCAGACAGCCTTTGAGCCCACATGGCCAACAGCAAAGGAAGGTGACAAAATTGCCTTGGGTCAATGAACACCTTCCAAGTATTCAGGGTCGGAAGCTTGGAACCAATCAGTTCCTAATTATGAATCGTTGA